A genomic stretch from Mus pahari chromosome 6, PAHARI_EIJ_v1.1, whole genome shotgun sequence includes:
- the Rraga gene encoding ras-related GTP-binding protein A, with the protein MPNTAMKKKVLLMGKSGSGKTSMRSIIFANYIARDTRRLGATIDVEHSHVRFLGNLVLNLWDCGGQDTFMENYFTSQRDNIFRNVEVLIYVFDVESRELEKDMHYYQSCLEAILQNSPDAKIFCLVHKMDLVQEDQRDLIFKEREEDLRRLSRPLECACFRTSIWDETLYKAWSSIVYQLIPNVQQLEMNLRNFAQIIEADEVLLFERATFLVISHYQCKEQRDVHRFEKISNIIKQFKLSCSKLAASFQSMEVRNSNFAAFIDIFTSNTYVMVVMSDPSIPSAATLINIRNARKHFEKLERVDGPKHSLLMR; encoded by the coding sequence ATGCCCAATACAGCCATGAAGAAAAAGGTGCTGTTGATGGGAAAGAGCGGGTCGGGGAAGACCAGCATGAGGTCGATCATCTTTGCGAATTATATTGCGCGCGACACCAGGCGCCTGGGTGCCACCATCGACGTGGAGCACTCCCACGTCCGATTCTTGGGGAACCTGGTGCTGAACCTGTGGGACTGTGGCGGCCAGGACACCTTTATGGAAAATTACTTCACCAGCCAGCGGGACAACATCTTCCGTAATGTGGAGGTTCTGATATACGTGTTTGACGTAGAGAGCCGCGAACTGGAAAAAGATATGCATTATTACCAATCGTGTCTGGAAGCCATCCTCCAAAATTCACCTGACGCCAAAATCTTCTGCCTGGTGCACAAAATGGATCTGGTTCAGGAAGATCAACGTGACCTGATTTTTAAAGAGCGAGAGGAAGACCTGAGGCGTTTGTCTCGCCCGCTGGAGTGCGCTTGTTTTCGAACGTCCATCTGGGATGAGACGCTCTACAAAGCCTGGTCCAGCATCGTCTATCAGCTGATCCCCAACGTTCAGCAGCTGGAGATGAACCTAAGGAATTTTGCCCAGATTATTGAGGCTGATGAAGTTCTGCTGTTCGAGAGAGCTACGTTCTTGGTGATTTCCCACTACCAGTGCAAAGAGCAGCGAGATGTGCACCGCTTTGAGAAGATCAGCAACATCATCAAGCAGTTTAAGCTGAGCTGCAGTAAATTGGCCGCTTCTTTCCAGAGCATGGAAGTGAGGAATTCTAACTTCGCTGCCTTCATCGACATCTTTACATCAAACACGTACGTGATGGTGGTCATGTCAGATCCATCCATCCCTTCTGCAGCTACTCTGATCAACATTCGTAATGCCAGGAAACACTTTGAGAAGCTAGAGAGAGTAGATGGCCCCAAGCACAGCCTCCTCATGCGTTGA
- the LOC110323086 gene encoding LOW QUALITY PROTEIN: protein ABHD13-like (The sequence of the model RefSeq protein was modified relative to this genomic sequence to represent the inferred CDS: inserted 1 base in 1 codon) encodes MEKSWMLWSFTERWLLALESWALCRISLLPLIVTFHLYGGIVLLLLIFVSIAGILYKFQGVLLYFPEQPSSSRLYVPMPTGIPHENIFIRTKDGVRLTLILVRYTGDNSPYCPTIIYFHGNAGNMGHRLPNALLMLVNLKVNLVLVDYXGYGKSEGEASEGLYLDSEAVLDYVMTRPALDKTKAFLFGRSLGEAVAIHLASENSHRISAIMVENTFLSIPHMASTLFSFFPIRYLPLWCYKNKLLSYRKISQCRMPSLFISGLSDQLIPPVMMKQLYELSPSWTKRLAIFPDGTHNDTWQCQGYFTALEQFIKEVIKSHSPEDMTKTSSNVTII; translated from the exons ATGGAAAAATCCTGGATGCTGTGGAGCTTCACTGAAAGATGGCTACTGGCCTTGGAGTCTTGGGCTCTCTGCCGCATCTCTCTGTTACCTTTGATAGTGACTTTTCATCTGTATGGAGGCATTGTCTTACTTTTGTTAATATTCGTGTCAATTGCAGGTATCTTATATAAATTCCAAGGTGTCTTGCTCTACTTTCCAGAACAGCCATCTTCTTCCCGCCTTTATGTTCCCATGCCCACGGGTATTCCCcatgaaaacattttcatcagAACCAAAGATGGAGTGCGCCTGACTCTGATCTTGGTAAGATACACTGGAGACAATTCCCCCTATTGCCCAaccataatttattttcatggaaATGCCGGCAACATGGGCCACAGGTTACCAAATGCACTGCTTATGCTGGTGAACCTCAAAGTGAATCTCGTGCTTGTTGATT CGGGCTATGGGAAAAGTGAAGGAGAAGCCAGTGAAGGACTGTATTTGGATTCTGAAGCTGTGCTAGATTATGTGATGACGAGACCTGCCCTCGATAAGACAAAGGCTTTCCTTTTTGGCCGTTCCCTGGGAGAAGCAGTGGCCATTCACTTGGCTTCTGAGAATTCTCACAGGATTTCAGccatcatggtggagaacacATTCCTAAGCATACCACACATGGCCAGCactctattttcattcttcccaATACGTTACCTTCCTTTATGGTGCTATAAAAATAAGTTGCTGTCCTACAGAAAGATCTCCCAGTGCAGGATGccttctctcttcatctctggcCTCTCTGACCAGTTGATTCCACCTGTGATGATGAAACAGCTCTACGAGCTCTCCCCATCCTGGACTAAGAGATTAGCCATTTTCCCAGATGGGACACACAACGACACATGGCAGTGCCAAGGCTACTTCACTGCACTAGAACAGTTTATCAAGGAAGTGATCAAGAGTCATTCTCCCGAAGACATGACAAAAACATCATCCAATGTCACCATCATCTGA